The nucleotide window CCGTCATTTTATTGGTGGTCGCTTATCTTTTTGGCTCATTATCGAGTGCGATCATTTTATGTAAGCTGGCAGGCTTGCCGGACCCACGAACTCAGGGCTCAGGTAATCCCGGTGCAACTAACGTACTGCGATTTGGCGGTAAAAAACTGGCAGCAACTGTCTTGCTGTTTGATGTTTTGAAAGGCGTCATTCCGGTAGCAATTGCATATGCCATCGGCCTTGATATGGTGTGGGTCGCCGCAACAGCGTTTGCCGCCTTTTTAGGTCACCTGTTTCCGATCTTTTTTGAATTCAAAGGTGGCAAAGGGGTCGCTACCGCATTGGGTGGCTTTATCGCTCTATCACCGATACTGGCCGCAGCAGGATTAGTCACTTGGTTAGTGGTGTTTGCTGTGACACGTATATCGTCTCTATCTGCCTTAGTGGCTGCTGCCCTTACCCCGGTTTATAGTTTGTGGCTTATCGATAGTGTCAATGCGCGTTGGATTATTCTACTGACTGCCTTGTTCTTAATTGCCCGTCATCACGGTAATATCCGTCGCCTACTGGCTAAGGAAGAGTCAAAGTCTGGCTAAAGCTAGGGTGGGCTGAGTTCGTTAAGTGGCCAGCGCGGTCTGACAGTGAAGCTCGGTATTTCCTGATGTTTCATTGCTTGATGGCGCATGGCACCAGCAAAAGCAATCATGGCACCATTGTCACTGCAAAATTGTTGCCGAGGATAAAAAACGTCAACGCCTTTCATTGAATCTAATTTTTGGCGTAATGCTTTATTTGCACTTACCCCACCGGCGACAACTAATCGCTTATGTCCGGTCTGTTTCAACGCCCTTTTACATTTGATAGCCAGTGTTTCAACCACCGCAGTTTGAAAAGCCAGTGCAATATCGGCTTTATCTTGATCGGATTGCTCTGTTTCCATCCAGGTATTCATCGCAAATGTTTTTAAGCCACTAAAGCTGAAGTCCAAACCGGGACGATTAGTCATAGGCCGAGGAAACACAAAGCGATCGGCGACACCTTGTTCTGCCTTGGCCGCAAGGTATGGGCCGCCTGGATAATCCATGCCTAAAAGTTTGGCTGTTTTATCAAAAGCCTCACCTACCGCATCATCAATCGATTCACCTAGTAGTTCATACTGGCCAATACCTCTTACATCCACCAATTGGGTGTGGCCGCCGGACACTAGTAGTGAGACAAAGGGGAAAGCCGGTGCAGGTTCTTCCAGTATAGGTGACAGCAAATGTCCTTCCATGTGATTGACGGCTAAAGCGGGAATATTTAACGCCCAGGCTAAACTGCGGCCGATTGCTGCGCCAACTAACAGAGCGCCAGCTAGGCCAGGTCCTGCTGTATAAGCGACAGCATCAATGTCTGCAGTGGTTAAGGACGCAGCATTTAATACTTCTTCAATAAGTGGTAATGTTTTACGGATATGATCTCTGGAAGCCAGTTCTGGCACGACACCACCATACTCAGCATGCATAGCGATCTGACTAAATAAGCGGTGAGCGAGCAACCCTTTTTCCGTGTCGTAAATAGCGACACCGGTTTCGTCACATGAAGATTCAATACCTAAAACACGCATTTTTTTCCTAAGCTTCAGCATTAATACCTGACTATTATGCCCTTTTTTATAAATAAAGTGATTTAACTGTTTGCTTTCTGGTGAATATTTCGTACAATTAGGGGTTTCCATACAAGAATTGTTTAGGGAGTTTTTTGAATGCCTGCAGTAAGAGTAAAAGAGAACGAACCATTTGACGTCGCTCTACGTCGTTTTAAACGTGCATGTGAGAAAGCTGGCACAGTTGCTGAAGCCCGTGCTCGTGAAGCTTATGAAAAACCAACTACTGTACGTAAACGTGCCGCAGCCGCAGCCGTAAAACGTCACCAGAAGAAACTGTCTCGCGAAAACGCAAGCCGTATCCGTCTTTACTAAAATCGCTATATTCAGAGACTAAACTAAATATCATGCCTGCAGAAGCCAGCCCGTTAAAAGTTACTATTCAAGACAGCATCAAAGATGCGATGCGCGCCAAAGACAAAGAACGTCTTGCAGTGTTACGTCAAATTTCAGCTGCCATCAAGCAAGTTGAAGTAGATAACCGGGTTGACCTTTCTGACGATGATATTGTCGTTATCCTGACCAAAATGATCAAACAACGTCGTGAAGCATTAGAACAATACGAAAATGCTTCTCGTGCGGATTTGGCGGATATCGAAAAGGCTGAACTCGTGGTCATTGAAGAGTTTATGCCTGAGCAACTCTCTGAAGAAGAAATTGCGCAAGCTATTCAATCAGCCATTGATGAAGCGGGTGCAAGTAGCATTAAAGACATGGGCGCAGTCATGAATGTGTTGCGACCAAAAATTCAAGGCCGTGCTGACATGGCCGCAGTAAGTGGACAAGTTAAATCAGCGTTGAGCAATTAAAACAGCCACGCTGCCGTATCTCATCAAGATATGGTTAATATTTACAGCAAATTTCAGCCATAATAACTAATATGGCTGGTCAAATACCCCCACAATTCATTGATGAGTTGCTAGCCCGGGTCGATATCGTCGATATCATTGATACCCGGGTTGCACTGAAGAAAGCAGGCAAGAATTTGCATGCCTGCTGTCCTTTTCATAATGAAAAAACCCCCTCGTTTACAGTCAGTCCGGATAAGCAGTTCTATCACTGCTTTGGTTGTGGAGCCCATGGCACGGCGATAGGGTTTCTGATGGAATATGATCAGTTAAGCTTTCCTGAAGCTATTCAGGAATTGGCTGATCAGGTTGGCATGACCGTGCCTACCACGCAAAATGTTTCACAATCACCTCAGCAGAAAAACCTTTATGACCTGATGGACAAGGTCAGTCAGTTTTATGTCCATCAATTACAAACGCATCCAGACAGACAGGTTTTTGTCGATTATTTAAAGTCCAGAGGCTTATCCAAAAACACCATAGAGACCTTTGGAATCGGTATGGCGCCCGATGGCTGGGATAATGTTTTAAAGACATTTGGTTCATCTCAGACACTGGTGAAACAGCTTCTCGATACTGGCCTGCTAATCAAAAATGATGCTGGGCGGACCTATGACCGTTTTCGTCATCGATTGATGTTTCCTATTCGCGACAGACGGGGTCGTGTTATCGGTTTTGGTGGTCGGGTGTTGGATGACTCAACGCCAAAATACCTTAACTCGCCGGAAACACCGATCTTCCATAAGGGCACTGAGTTATACGGTCTCTATCAAGCGAGAAAGCAAAATCGTAAACTCGAACGCATACTGATTGTAGAAGGCTATATGGATGTGATTGCATTAGCCGAACACGGCATAACTAATGCTGTTGCAACATTAGGTACCGCTACCACCCCAGATCACTTGCGACAGTTACTTCGAACAGCGCCCGAAGTCGTTTTTTGCTTTGATGGGGATCGTGCAGGCAGAGAAGCGGCCTGGCGAGCGGCCGAAAATGCCCTTCCTATGTTAGGAGGTAATCAGCAACTTAAGTTTATGTTCCTGCCAGATGGTGAAGATCCCGATAGTATGGTACGAAAACACGGTGCTGAAGCATTTGAGTCAGAAGTCTTACACGCACAAAATTATTCTGATTTTTTCTTTGCATGGCTAACTGAGAAAGTCGAGCTGGGATCAATGGATGGGCGTGCAAGACTTGTCGAGATAGCAAAGCCTTATCTTAAACATGTTCCGGCGGGGGTTTACAGAGATATGCTGGAGCAACGCCTAGCGGAATTGAGCCAGACGAATATGGCGACGCTAAATCGTCATATTGAAAAACCAGCACAGAAACAGCAACGCCCAGCCAAAAAACAAACTATGGCGACAATGACGCCACTCAGGCTGGCTATTAGCATTCTTTTACAATATCCGATTCTGGCGCGTGAAATTGATGACACATCGTCAATTAGTTCACTTGATTTACCTGGCGTTAATATTCTTAAAGAATTGCTTGAAACTCTTCATGAGCATCCCCATCTAACTACTGCGGCACTTCTAGAACGTTGGCGTAACAGGGAAAATAGTGCGCATCTTCAGAAACTAGCGCTGCAAAGTTTGAGTCTATCGGCAGATGAACTGAAGTACGAGTTGCTCGGTATTTTTTCGCAACTGCAAAAACAGGCAAAACAACAACGACGAATTTATCTCGAGTCAAAGCCGCTCAGTGAATTAACTGAGGCTGAAAAAGCAGAATTACGGTTATCTCAGAGCTAAATGTTTATGTTAATTTGATGCAATAAATTTGTCATTTCAGTATAATGAAGTGTTCACGTCTATATAGCGTCACAGGGTTAAAGGGGCTGCATGAAAGATCAACAATCACGCGTTAAGGAACTGATCGCCTTAGGTAAAGAACGTGGTTATCTCACTTATGGTGAGATTAATGATCATCTTCCGGAAGATTTGGTAGATGCTGATCAGGTCGAAGATATTGTCAGCATGTTCAGTGACCTCGGTATTATGGTCCATGAAGATGGCATGGATACCGATGAAATGGAGCGTCTTGCTGAAGCGGTTTCGTCAAACGACGAAGTTTCAGATGAAGAAGCTGCTGCTGTTCTAGCAAGCTCTGATGGCGAATTTGGTCGAACCACTGATCCAGTACGTATGTACATGCGCGAAATGGGCTCGGTAGAACTACTGACCCGGGAAGGGGAAATTGTCATTGCGAAACGCATTGAAGCAGGCTTACGTGAAAGCTTGATGATGCTTTCGACATATCCAGCCTGTATTTCATCCTTTTTAGAATTGTATGACGCCGTCGAAGCGGGTGAAATGCGTCTGAACGAGTTGATAAAAGGCTTTGTTTCTGCAGAAGAGCTCGTGGAAGAACATGATGATCTGAGTGATACAGATGATGACACAGATGATGATTCAGATAGTGATTCAGATGATGATGACGATGATGATTCTGTGGATAACGTCAGCGATGACGATGACTCTGGTGAAATTGATCCTGAAGAAGCACGTGTTCGTTTTGAAGCATTAAAAGAAAGCTTTAATGCCTACCTGAAAGCAGAAGGTGAAGAGGCTGAGGCATCACGTGAGCAAGCCAGTGCACAGTTTATGGAGTTTAAACTTACTCCTAAAACATTGGCTTACCTGAATGATCTGATGAGCGAAACAGTCAACGAAATCCGTAATCAGGAAAGAATTATTATGGATATCGTGGTAGAACAAGCCCGCATGAATCGCCGTGATTTTATCGATTCATTCCAAGGCAATGAAAGTAATGTCAATTGGGCTGATAAACATATCAGAGCGAAAAAACATTACTCTTCTACCATCAAGAAACATCATGATGAAATTATCGCTGCACAGTCAGTTTTAGCTGAGATTGCAGAAAGCCGTGGCATGTCAATTTCTGAAATAAAAGAAATTTCACGTCAAATGTCGATCGCAGAAGCAAAAGCTCGTCGTGCGAAGAAAGAAATGGTTGAGGCGAATCTTCGTCTGGTTATTTCTATCGCGAAAAAATATACTAACCGTGGTTTACAGTTCCTGGACTTAATTCAGGAAGGTAATATCGGCTTGATGAAAGCTGTTGATAAGTTTGAATATCAACGTGGTTATAAGTTTTCAACCTATGCCACCTGGTGGATTCGTCAGGCGATAACCCGATCTATTGCGGATCAGGCTCGTACGATTCGTATTCCTGTACATATGATTGAAACAATTAACAAATTGAATCGTGTTGCACGTCAGATGTTACAGGAAATGGGCCGTGAACCTACTCCTGATGAGTTGGCAGAACGTGTTGATATGCCAGAAGATAAAGTACGTAAAGTGCTGAAAATTTCTAAAGAACCAATTTCGATGGAAACACCGATTGGTGATGATGAAGATTCGCACTTAGGCGACTTTGTTGAAGATGTGAATGTGATTTCACCTTCAGATTCTGCGATAATAGAAGGCTTGCGTGAAGCGACTCAAGGTGTATTAAACGGCTTAACAGAAAGAGAAGCAAAAGTATTACGTATGCGTTTTGGTATTGATATGAATACCGATCATACGCTGGAAGAAGTCGGCAAACAGTTTGATGTAACGCGTGAACGTATTCGTCAGATTGAAGCGAAAGCATTACGTAAACTACGCCATCCTTCACGTTCTGATCAATTACGAAGCTTCCTGGATTCAGAAGGTTCGTAAGTTAGTCAAAAGGGCCTATAGCTCAGTTGGTTAGAGCAGTGGACTCATAATCCATTGGTCCTAGGTTCAAGTCCTAGTGGGCCCACCAATACAATCAAAGCCTTGTTACCAGTCAGGTATCAAGGCTTTTTTATTGCTCCATGTTTGATAAATAATTCACACAATATTGATTATCATCATTTATAAGTCAGATGTAGTTGTGAAGCCAACAAACTGTTGGCACAGTATGAATATATTTCTTGTATGAGAGTGCTTATGGATGATGAATTGGGCTTGTCAGATATTAGAACGAGCTATCAAAAAGGCTCTCTTGAGGAGCAGAAGAGTGCAGATGAGCCATTAAGTCAGTTTAAGGCGTGGTTAGCTGAGGCTTTAGATAAAGACGTTAATGAAGCCAATGCAATGACGCTAGCGACTGTCGGTGAGCACGGACGGCCATCAAGTCGACCAGTATTGATTAAAGGCTTTGATGAAAAAGGTCTAGTGTGGTTTACCAATTATCTGAGCCGGAAAGGACATCATTTAGCCATTAATCCATTTGCTTCATTACAGTTCTTCTGGCCAGAGTTAGAACGCGTTATTCGAATTGAGGGCAAGGTTGAGAAGCTCGAACCTGTTGAGTCGGATCGATATTTTGCATCAAGACCCCTGACTCATCGGATTGGTGCTTGGGCCTCCCCACAAAGCCAGGTGATTGATAATCGAAAAGTGATTGTAGAACAAGCAGCCAAATATGCATTGAAGTATGGCTTAACGCCCCCTCGGCCAGAACATTGGGGTGGTTACAGGTTGGTGCCGGATTATTGGCAGTTCTGGCAGGGCAGGCAAAGCCGCTTGCATGATCGCATTTCATATAAACTAAGCGCTGATAATCAGTGGATAAAACAACGCTTGGCACCATAAAATCATCAGAAAATGTGAGCTAGCGCATACTTTGCCGTGTTTGAATTTAACTTTTTTGATAGGTTGACGTTAGCATGATTGTGAGTTGATTGGTTTCAGTTCTCACGTTTATTGCTCCTTCTAATTAGTTAAGCTAGCTTTTTACCTAGCTTTTTTTTGTCATAAGTTTTTTGGGCAAAAAAAGCCCCAATTAAGGGGCTGAGAGTAAAAAACAAATAGGATAGGGCGATTAATAATTTTTATTTTCTGATGCCGAGTCTTCGATAGCATCGCCAGCAGACTCAACATCTTTACCAACACCTTCCATCGTATTACAGGCTGATAAAAATAGCGTTAAGGTTAATGGAATTAATAAAGCTGTAAGTTTCATAATTATCTCCTAGTATCCTCGTTTAGAGGGTTTAGTTAGTCTGGTCCAGTCTGGATAGGTTTCAAGGTAGGTTCTATCAAAACCAGATAGGTCAATTAAACCTTCCAGATTGTTAATTTCGATTTGTCCGTTTTTATTATCAATTAAACCTAAATCACGTAGGTGTTTAAATGTTCGACTGACGTGTACTGACGAAATACCAAGTGTATCTCCAATAACACTCTGGTTCATGGGTAGATGAAATTCACATGCACGCTGATTTAGTCTCACCTTCATTTCGACAATAAAATGAGCTAGACGCTCAGCAGCATTTCGTCTACCGATATTGACAATTCTTTCAATCAGCATCGCTTGTTCTCTTGCCATGATCAGAAAGAATAAATCTGTCAGCCGTGGAGACTTTTCAAAAATCTCTGTCAATCTTTGTTTTGGGAACGGGCAGGCTTCAATGGGTGTTAAAGCCCTGAACTCAGTCAGTGAATGACTGAGACCAATTTCCCGAAGACCTAAAATCTGGCCTGGCAAGAAAATATCAAGAATTTGCCGTTGACCATCGGCCATGGTTTTTATGGCACAAGCCCAGCCAGACCTCAGAGTATAAAAACGATCACTGTACTCACCAGCAAAGGCTAATCTCTCACCAGAGTCAAACTTGCGAGCATCTCTTTCGAGAGCTGCAAGAAGGTTTATTTCTGACTCTGATAATTCAACCATTTTTTCAAACTGGTGAACAATACAACTATCTGCATCGCTGATAACAGATTCCATGAAGACTCGCTTAAATAATGTAGTTCAAAAGAGACTTTCTTGAATAAGTGATCACCGATTAAGAATGTCTGTATTTCGTGAGAATATACGCCTACATTGGGGGGCGTCTACCAGTGATGAAGAAAATAAGAGCAAGCACTAAACCGATAACAAATAGAATCCAAGCAATATTCGTTGCAGTACCTGCAACACCACTTAAACCTAGTGCACCAGCAATAATACCGATGATTAAAAACGTCAATGCCCAACTTAACATATCTATCTTCCTTTATAGTGAATGGGAATGAATACGATATGTGTATTTCATTGCGTCGTCTTTAACATATGTTAAGGCGATAATTATAAATCAACGATAGCTTAGATTAAGAAACAGCAAAACAATGAGTATTTCCGATAAATACTTTTTTGCTTATGAACTGCTTTTAATGTCACTATGGTTGAACAAATGCAGCATAACTTTTGTCAGCATCATGGTGTAAACAATATTTTCCACCTAACTTTAAATGGAGATGTAAGTATGAAATCAATGAGTGAATCAAAATCTTTTTCAATGATCTGCCGCGCATTACTTATTATGTTTGCTTTTGCCGGAGTTGGCTTATTGGCAGCATGTGACAACGATGGTCCAGCAGAAGAAATGGGTGAAAAAATTGATAACACGGTTGAAGATGCCGGTGATGCAATTGATGATGCCGCAGACGATGCTGGTGATGCCATTGAAGATTCAGCTGATGAAGTTGAAGATGCAACGGATAAATAGTTGCCACGGAAAATAGTCTCGACGATACGTTTTAAACAAATCAACAGGAGATAAACATGGCTACACAAACGACAAATCAAGAATTACAAGAACAGCTGGATGCATTACGTAAAGATTTTGCAGAGGTTACCAGCACGCTAAAAAATCTGACATCAGAATATGCTCAGCAAGGCCAAGATAAAGTTAAGGCCGCTGCTCAACAAGCTCAACAGCAAGCTAAGGAATCACTAGCTAAAGCACAAGGCGAAGTTGAAGCGCATCCTTATACTAGTATGGCAGTAGCTTTTGGTATTGGTCTGGTGATCGGTAAAGTACTGGATAGAAAATAACGCTACCCATCCTAGCGGATAAGAAGGTAACAATGAGTCTGTTTTCAAGAATACAAATCACCACATTAGCTTATGCTCTGGCAATTATTCTGGGGTTATTTGCTTTTGGTTTTGCTGGTGTCGCAGCCTACATCGCTCTTAACGACTACTTTGAGCCACAGTTGGCTGCTCTGTTAACAGCCATTGCTTACCTTTTGCTGGCCTTACTGATTTTAGCAGTAGCAAAAATATTGAATCGCCCAGCAGAAAAAGCCTCTTTGCGTTATAGAGAGGGGCAAACGAGTGGTTATCAACAAGCCGATGAGTTACAAATGATCCTGGAAAAACTCTCCGATCCAGTGCTTGCGGATTTAATTAAAAAACATCCGGGAAAGTCTCTGGCAACGACATTGGCTGCCGGTGTGATATTTGGCTACAGTCAGGAAGCGAGAACGATCGTCAAGTCTGCTTTTAAGCAGTATTTTGATGAAACGTAATTTTTAAGCTAAATAGTTAATAAAAAAGCCTCAGTAATTTGAGGCTTTTTTATTAATATCCTTTGTTATCACTGGCACTCTTTTCCAGGGCATCACCTGCTGCACCAACGTCCTTGCCAATACCTTCCATTGTGTTACAACCACTCAGAAGTAAGACAAGACAAATAGATAATAAGACGGCGAAAGGTTTCATAAATGCTCCTACATTTTTATCAGGGCATAAAATTACCACAACTATAAAAAAATAGAGAACCCTTTTCTTGACGACGCTATCACGCTTATCACAGTAGTTTATCGATAGGAACTAATACTGTTAACAACAGTCATGTATAATAAATAATAATTAGCCAGCTAACTATGTGTGGCTGTGTTAGAAAAAATTAACTAACCATACTCGTATCAGAATTAGGATTATTCAAATGAAACTCACAATTAATGGCGAAAGCCGTCAGGTTGATGTCCCCACAGATACCCCCATTCTGTGGACACTTAGAGATGTCCTAGGTATGACGGGGACAAAGTTTGGCTGTGGTAAGGCGCTATGTGGTGCCTGTACTGTGATGCTGGATGGTCAGCCAATTCGTTCTTGTGTTACGCCGATCAGTGCTGCTGAAAACAAGAAAATCACAACCATAGAAGCGGTCTCTGAGGACAAAGTCGGCCAGGCTGTTCAAGAAGCTTGGCAGTCAATCAATGTACCGCAGTGCGGTTATTGTCAGTCAGGACAGATCGTTGCTGCTACAGCACTGCTTCGCGATAATCCTAACCCAACAGATGAAGATATTGATAATGCGATGAGTGGAAATATTTGTCGTTGTGGTACCTACACACGTATTCGGGCAGCCATCAAACAAGCAGCGCAGCAGGGGGGTAAATAATGACTGATAATAATGCTCCACAAATAGCCAACATTAGCCGTCGTAGTATTCTTAAAGGTTTCGCATTAAGTGGTCTTGTTCTGGCGGTGGGTATGCCGGCTCAGTTGTTAGCCGCTGATGAAAAGCAAAAGTATGGCCGTGATGGCATGCCAAATGGTTGGGTTGATGATCCTTTGGTCTTTGTTTCCATCGCTGAAGATGGCACCGTGACGATTGTGGCTCACCGTTCTGAAATGGGCCAAGGTGTCAGAACAAGCTTGCCGATGGTCGTTGCTGATGAAATGGAAGCTGATTGGCAGCGAGTCAAAGTGATTCAAGCGGATGGTAATGAAAAGCGCTACGGCAACCAAAACACAGATGGTTCACGTAGTATGCGCCATTTCTTTATGCCAATGCGTAATGTCGGTGCTGCAGCCAGAATGATGCTGGAAGCTGCCGCTGCGGCAATGTGGGCCGTTCCTGTTTCAGAAGTCAAAGCGAAAAAACATCAGGTTGCTCATGCTAAAACAGGTAAGACGCTTGGTTTTGGCGAGTTGGCGCAAAAAGCAGCTGAAATGGCTGTGCCTGAAAATCAAAACCTGATTTATAAGTCTGCAGACGAATTTAATTACATCGGCAAGAAAGATAATAAGCTAGTCGATGGTTTCGATATTGCCACCGGACAAACCACATATGGCATGGATGTTCGCCTCGATGACATGGTCTATGCAGTCATTGCTCATCCACCTGCTTATGGCGATACACTGAAATCATATGACGATACTGAAACATTGAAAGTACCGGGTGTGATCAAAGTTTTAACCTTACCCAGCAGCCCGCCTCCTGCAGTATTTAATCCGCTCGGTGGGGTTGTGGTAGTTGCCTCAAATACCTGGGCAGCCATTCAAGGCAGAAAAAAATTATCTGTTGAGTGGAATGCCGGTCCTAACCGTGAATATGATTCAGCCAAGTTCCGCGAAACATTACAGGCTTCTTCCAAACAGAAAGGTGGCAAAGTCATTCGTAGTAAAGGTGAAACCTATAATGAATTAGCGAATGCGAGTTCTACCATCTCTGCGGATTATTATATTCCTCACCTGGCTCAGGCCCCGATGGAGCCGCCAGCTGCGACGGCACGAATTGTGGATAATGTGTGTGAGATTTGGACTGCTACACAAAACCCACAAGCGGGTGTCGATACGGTCGCAAAATGGTTAGAAGTAAAACCTGAGCAAGTTAAGGTGAACGTGACGCTGCTTGGTGGTGGTTTTGGCCGCAAATCTAAACCTGATTACCTTGTCGAAGCCGCGTTAATTTCTAAAGCCTTAGGAGGGCAAGCTGTTAAAACGGTATGGACGCGTGAAGATGATATTCAACACTCTTATTTCCACACCGTTTCTGCCGAACATTTAGAAGCTGGTTTTGATGAAAGTGGTAATGCAACGGCCTGGTTACATCGCACAGTTGCACCAACTATCGCTTCTACTTTTGCGAAAGATGCTAAAAATGAAATGCCGATGGAATTAAGCATGGGCGTTGTGAATATTCCATTTGATGTGAAGAATATTCAAATTGAAAATCCTGAAGCAGCTGCACATACTCGTATTGGTTGGTACCGTTCCGTCTCTAATATTCCGCATGCTTTTGCGATTCAGTCATTTATCGCTGAGATGGCGCATCAGCAGAAAAAAGATCATAAAGACTTTTTACTGTCATTGATCGGTCCTGATCGTGAAATTGATCCGGCCTCATTAAAAGATGATTGGAATTATGGTGAGTCGCCAGAGGCATACCCTCTCAATACAGCACGTATGAAAGGCGTGATTAACATGGTCACCGAAAAAGCGAATTGGGGTAAAACCTTGCCGAAAGGTTCGGGACAGGGTTTAGCCGTTCACTATAGTTTCGTGACGTATGTTGCGACGGTAGTGGAGGTCGTTGTTAATGACGATGGTGAGGTCAGCATACCGAGAATCGATGTGGCTGTTGATTGTGGCCCACAGGTGAATCCTGAACGTATCCGCTCTCAGATTGAAGGGGCATGCGTTATGGGCGCAAGTTTAGCCATGACAAGTGAAATCACCTTCAAAGATGGTGTTACCGTTCAGGACAATTTTGATGGTTATCAGGTCACTCGTATGGATGCAGCACCAAAAGAAATCCATGTTCATCTTGTACCGGCAAAAGATTTTAATCAGTCATTAGGTGGGGTTGGTGAACCGGGTATGCCTCCGGTCGCACCGGCAATATGTAATGCGATTTTTAATGCCACTGGTAAACGTATCCGTGAATTACCGATACGTTATCAGCTCGAGTCCTAGTCGTATGACCGGGCATGATCTGAATGTGCTCAGACAGCTACTGAGCTGGCAGCAAGAAGGGCATAAGGTCTGGCTAATTACGGTGGTTG belongs to Methylophaga thalassica and includes:
- a CDS encoding DUF1328 domain-containing protein, which encodes MLSWALTFLIIGIIAGALGLSGVAGTATNIAWILFVIGLVLALIFFITGRRPPM
- a CDS encoding DUF883 family protein, which produces MATQTTNQELQEQLDALRKDFAEVTSTLKNLTSEYAQQGQDKVKAAAQQAQQQAKESLAKAQGEVEAHPYTSMAVAFGIGLVIGKVLDRK
- a CDS encoding entericidin A/B family lipoprotein codes for the protein MKPFAVLLSICLVLLLSGCNTMEGIGKDVGAAGDALEKSASDNKGY
- a CDS encoding (2Fe-2S)-binding protein; the protein is MKLTINGESRQVDVPTDTPILWTLRDVLGMTGTKFGCGKALCGACTVMLDGQPIRSCVTPISAAENKKITTIEAVSEDKVGQAVQEAWQSINVPQCGYCQSGQIVAATALLRDNPNPTDEDIDNAMSGNICRCGTYTRIRAAIKQAAQQGGK
- a CDS encoding xanthine dehydrogenase family protein molybdopterin-binding subunit, whose translation is MTDNNAPQIANISRRSILKGFALSGLVLAVGMPAQLLAADEKQKYGRDGMPNGWVDDPLVFVSIAEDGTVTIVAHRSEMGQGVRTSLPMVVADEMEADWQRVKVIQADGNEKRYGNQNTDGSRSMRHFFMPMRNVGAAARMMLEAAAAAMWAVPVSEVKAKKHQVAHAKTGKTLGFGELAQKAAEMAVPENQNLIYKSADEFNYIGKKDNKLVDGFDIATGQTTYGMDVRLDDMVYAVIAHPPAYGDTLKSYDDTETLKVPGVIKVLTLPSSPPPAVFNPLGGVVVVASNTWAAIQGRKKLSVEWNAGPNREYDSAKFRETLQASSKQKGGKVIRSKGETYNELANASSTISADYYIPHLAQAPMEPPAATARIVDNVCEIWTATQNPQAGVDTVAKWLEVKPEQVKVNVTLLGGGFGRKSKPDYLVEAALISKALGGQAVKTVWTREDDIQHSYFHTVSAEHLEAGFDESGNATAWLHRTVAPTIASTFAKDAKNEMPMELSMGVVNIPFDVKNIQIENPEAAAHTRIGWYRSVSNIPHAFAIQSFIAEMAHQQKKDHKDFLLSLIGPDREIDPASLKDDWNYGESPEAYPLNTARMKGVINMVTEKANWGKTLPKGSGQGLAVHYSFVTYVATVVEVVVNDDGEVSIPRIDVAVDCGPQVNPERIRSQIEGACVMGASLAMTSEITFKDGVTVQDNFDGYQVTRMDAAPKEIHVHLVPAKDFNQSLGGVGEPGMPPVAPAICNAIFNATGKRIRELPIRYQLES